From Rhodopseudomonas palustris, a single genomic window includes:
- a CDS encoding acetolactate synthase large subunit, translating to MNGAESLVRTLVKGGVDVCFTNPGTSEMHFVAALDRVEGMRCVLGLFEGVVTGAADGYYRMKGTPALTLLHLGPGLANGLANLHNAKKAASGIVNIVGQHATYHIDYNAPLTSDIEGLARPMSAWVRTSPDARSVARDGAAAIAAAKSSPAQIATLILPADTAWNEADGVADVPEHSQRPSYSPQAVEAAARVLRSGEPTLLLLSGNALTEHGLALAHRIAGKTGAKVMGQTYNARMARGQGRYWIERIPYVVDAALPILKQFRHIVLVEAMDPVAFFAYPDKPSLLKPEGCEAHRVTEVGENSVAALEALAGALGAKASDAAPQKLVEIARPTGALTLDNIAQAIAMAIPENGIVIDESITTGRGFFPPTAAAAPHDWLQNLGGSIGFSPPVAVGAAVACPDRKVLCMVGDGSAMYTVQALWTQARENLDVTTVVFANRKYQILRGEFDGVGAGKPGQRAEDMLTLDRPDLDWVALAKGMGVPAKNVSTADELNAALAAGLSSGGPNLIAVQM from the coding sequence ATGAATGGTGCCGAGAGTCTGGTGCGGACGCTGGTCAAGGGCGGCGTCGATGTCTGCTTCACCAATCCCGGCACTTCGGAAATGCACTTCGTCGCCGCGCTCGACCGGGTCGAGGGGATGCGCTGCGTGCTCGGCCTGTTCGAGGGCGTCGTCACCGGCGCCGCCGACGGCTACTACCGGATGAAGGGCACGCCGGCCTTGACGCTGCTGCATCTCGGCCCCGGTCTCGCCAACGGCCTTGCCAATCTGCACAACGCCAAGAAGGCGGCCTCCGGCATCGTCAACATCGTCGGCCAGCACGCCACCTACCACATCGACTACAACGCGCCGCTGACCTCGGATATCGAAGGCCTGGCGCGGCCGATGTCGGCCTGGGTCCGCACCTCGCCGGATGCCAGATCGGTGGCGCGCGACGGTGCCGCCGCGATCGCCGCGGCCAAGAGCTCGCCGGCGCAGATCGCCACCCTGATCCTGCCGGCCGACACCGCCTGGAACGAGGCCGACGGTGTCGCCGACGTGCCGGAACACAGTCAGCGTCCGAGCTATTCGCCGCAGGCGGTCGAGGCCGCCGCGCGCGTGCTGCGTTCCGGCGAGCCGACGCTGTTGCTGCTCTCCGGCAATGCGCTCACCGAGCACGGCCTGGCGCTGGCGCATCGCATCGCCGGCAAGACCGGCGCTAAGGTGATGGGCCAGACCTACAACGCCCGGATGGCACGCGGGCAGGGTCGCTACTGGATCGAGCGGATTCCGTATGTGGTCGATGCCGCGCTGCCGATCCTCAAGCAGTTCCGCCACATCGTGCTGGTCGAGGCGATGGATCCGGTGGCGTTCTTCGCTTATCCGGACAAGCCGAGCCTGCTGAAGCCGGAAGGCTGCGAGGCGCACCGCGTCACGGAAGTGGGCGAGAATTCGGTCGCGGCGCTGGAAGCGCTGGCCGGCGCGCTCGGCGCCAAGGCGAGCGACGCCGCGCCGCAGAAGCTGGTCGAAATCGCGAGGCCGACCGGCGCGCTGACGTTGGACAACATCGCCCAGGCGATCGCCATGGCGATCCCGGAGAACGGCATCGTGATCGATGAATCGATCACCACCGGCCGCGGCTTCTTTCCGCCGACGGCGGCGGCCGCACCGCACGACTGGCTGCAGAATCTCGGCGGCTCGATCGGGTTCTCGCCGCCGGTCGCGGTCGGCGCCGCGGTGGCCTGCCCGGACCGCAAGGTGCTGTGCATGGTCGGCGACGGCAGCGCGATGTACACCGTGCAGGCGCTGTGGACCCAGGCGCGCGAAAATCTCGACGTCACCACCGTGGTGTTCGCCAATCGCAAGTATCAGATCCTGCGCGGCGAGTTCGACGGTGTCGGCGCCGGCAAGCCCGGCCAGCGCGCCGAGGACATGCTGACGCTGGACCGCCCGGATCTCGACTGGGTGGCGCTCGCCAAGGGCATGGGCGTGCCGGCCAAAAACGTGTCGACCGCCGACGAGCTGAACGCGGCGCTCGCCGCCGGCCTTTCCAGCGGCGGCCCGAACCTGATCGCGGTGCAGATGTAG
- a CDS encoding DUF5413 family protein, producing the protein MKRYLIFAAIGPLIGGLLLLFATTYLSGYWAHTNLMEVKKFFVVLFKSLQYSYLFGLLPALMMAAIDEIVCHIRRIGPAVRVVIVGVIGFVATAFMYGNRGADAGVLQFVLYGLVGLVPAMLSSWLAHKFCAPVTAETKQASA; encoded by the coding sequence ATGAAGCGCTATCTGATCTTTGCTGCGATCGGTCCGTTGATCGGCGGTCTGCTGCTGTTGTTCGCGACGACCTATCTGTCGGGCTATTGGGCTCACACCAACCTGATGGAAGTGAAGAAGTTCTTCGTCGTGTTGTTCAAGTCGCTGCAATACAGCTATCTGTTCGGCCTGCTGCCGGCGCTGATGATGGCGGCGATCGACGAGATCGTCTGCCACATCCGCCGCATCGGTCCCGCCGTCCGCGTGGTGATCGTCGGCGTGATCGGCTTCGTCGCCACCGCCTTCATGTACGGCAATCGCGGCGCCGATGCCGGCGTCCTGCAATTTGTGCTGTACGGCCTGGTCGGCCTGGTGCCGGCGATGCTGTCGTCCTGGCTGGCGCACAAATTCTGCGCGCCCGTCACCGCCGAGACCAAGCAGGCCTCGGCCTGA